The genomic DNA GCAACTTCCGCGCTCATGATCGCAATTTCAGCCAGTTCCTCTGCCGTCGGCATGATATTGACGGTCGAATCGGCGCAGAAGTAGATTTTGTCTTTAATGATCAGCATATACGCGCTGGATACGCTGGATATCCCTTCAGCGCGTTGAATGATCTGCAAAGCCGGTCGCAGGGTTTCCGGATAGTGCTGATCCAGGCCTGCGATCATGGCGTCGGCGTCATTCATACGAACCATCATCGCTGCATAATGCGTCCTGTCATGCATGTCCTGGCGCGCTTCATTAAGGTTTACGCCTTTGCGCTGACGTAATTCGTAATACTCTTCCGTATAGGATATGAATCGTTTGGATGTTTCCGGATTGAGAATCTGAATTCCATCAAGATCAACGTCCAATTCTTTGGCCAAAGAACGAATCTTGATTTCTTCGCCTAGCAATATCGGATGCGCGATGCCTTCATCCAGAACAATATGGCTGGCGCGCAGGACTTTTTCATTATAGCCTTCGGGAAATACGACGCGTTTCGGATCGCGTTTGGCGCGGTTCATCATCGTGCGCATCACTTCGCGGGACTTCCCGAGACGGTTTTCCAATTGTTCTTTATATTCCTCAATGTCGATTTTAATTCGCGCAACGCCGCTGTCCATAGCGGCCTTGGCAACTGCCGCAGCTTCCCAGATCAGTACGCGGTAATCGAACGGCTTCGGAATCAGGTAGTCTTTTCCAAAACGCATGCGCTGATTACCGTAGGCTTTGGATACGGAATCCGGCACATCTTCTTTGGCAAGTGCTGCCAGGGCAAAAGCGGCGGCGCGTTTCATTTCTTCGTTAATCGCTGTCGCGCGTACGTCCAAGGCGCCTCGGAAAATAAAAGGAAATCCAAGTACGTTATTGATCTGATTGGGATAATCGGATCGCCCCGTTCCCATGATGACATCGGGCCTCGCAGCCATCGCAAGGTCGTAGGTAATTTCCGGGTCGGGATTAGCCATCGCCATAATGAGTGGATTCTTTCCCATCGAGCGCACCATGTCCTGCGTAACGCAATCGGCCACCGATAATCCAGCAAACACGTCTGCATCAACCAAAGCATCCGCCAGCGTTCGCGCTTTGGTATCATTTGCCAAAGCTTCTTTGTAGGGATTCATTCCGGCCGTGCGTCCTTTGTAGATCGCGCCTTTGGTATCGCAGAGAATGAGGTTTTCTTTTTTAACGCCAAGGCTGATATAGAAATTGGCGCACGCAATGCCCGATGCGCCTGCGCCGTTAACGACAACTTTGATCTTATCCAGCGGCTTGCCGAGAAGTTCCATCGCATTCATCAGCGCCGCGCCGGAAATGATCGCGGTTCCGTGCTGATCATCGTGGAAAACAGGTATTTTCATCGTTTTCTTTAATTCTTCTTCAATGTAAAAACATTCCGGCGCTTTAATGTCTTCAAGATTGATCCCGCCAAAAGTGGGCTCAAGCAGTTGAACCGTTTTGATAATCTCATCGGCGTTATGCGTATCTAATTCTATATCAAACACATCGATATCTGCGAAACGTTTGAACAAAACGCCTTTGCCTTCCATCACCGGTTTACCTCCGAGCGCGCCGATGTCACCGAGCCCAAGAACGGCGGTGCCGTTCGATACTACGGCTACGAGATTTCCCTTAGCGGTATAAAGAAATGCGTCGTCCGGATTTTTTTCGATATGCAGACAGGGTATCGCAACACCCGGACTGTATGCAAGCGAAAGATCGCGCTGGGTTGTGCATGGTTTGGTCGGTATAACTTCAATTTTTCCTTTTCGCCCCATCTGGTGATATTCGAGGGCTTCTTGATCCTTTATCATGTTCATCCTCCTGCAGTCGTAACTCTCAACGAATTACCGAGAGCATAAAAATCATTTTAGAATAGAATTAATTGTTGAATAGTAACTAACAAATACCGTCATACTGAGGTCTTTTAGCAGATGAATTTAATGAATTGGAATTCAAAAAAACATGACCTACGTCATGTTAGCGTATCTTTTAAAATGTAGAAAAAAACAACGTAGAGGGGTTTTACAATGAAGCGATTTTGGAGAGGAAAACGATTATATAAAAAACCTTGAAGGAAAAGAGCCGATTCATAACTTATCCTACGTTAAATCAGCCAGACCCCTCAAGGTCTTAACTTAATTTTCCGGATAACCCGAAGTCTCCGCATTCGCGGCAATTTTTCCCGCTCACTGGTTTCTCGCTACCTGGCCATGTGCAGGCAAATGTGCCGAACCGTTTTGTTATTATCAAAACGGGCCGCTTCTTTGACTGCAAAGACACCTACGTCGTGCCCGATATCACGTAATGCCATGGCCGCAAGAATGCGGAAATTCGAGTCCGGATGATTTCGCAATATTTTCATCAGCGGGATCACGACCAGATTCATGTCCTTGTCCGAATATGACCTTTTGATATCCGCGACAGATGCAATGACGCTTTCGAGAAAATCACCCTCCACCTTTTTCAATGTCAGGGCGAGATTCATTTCTGCCGCATCCAATATTGCGTTTTGTCTTTCCGTCCGCGTATTGCCGCCTTCACCGGCAAATGCCGCGGTTGACCATACTAAAATGGCCGCTGCAAAGAACATTAACGACTTCATAAATGCCTCCTTGGTTTCTGAGTGAAAGCATTCATTAATTAAAGCCGTGCGCATCGACTGAAATGTAATACGCGGATAAAAAAAGAAAAGTTTCACAATAAAAAGATACAACCTCCGGAATGTTCATGATGTGAACCGGGGCGGAACTTAAGAACAAAACTATGCCGGATAGTCCAAACTCCAGACCCTTTTTATTCGATAGACACAACCAGAAAATCTAATTTCTCTTTGTCGGCGGCAATCACTTTGCTTCCTTCAATGACCTCACAGATACTGAAAATGCCGTCCATTTCAAGCTTAACTACTTTTAATTTCCCGACGGCTTTTTGCCGCTTAAATATTTGTCCGTCGACTATGATCTCTTCTTCCTGTATGACCTGGAATTTATCTCCTTCTTTTATTCCCAGCTCTTTGCCGCAGCTGATCAGCACCAAATCGGCTTGTTTCTTTTTGGACTTGTCTTTTTTCTTGGCCTTCTTGTCTGTTTCAGGCTCGACGAAACGGATGATCTTGCCTTCGACTGGAAATACCTGCTTAATGCTGCGGCCGATTTCCGCGTCGGCGTTGTCCAGCGCGCCATACGCAATGTTGGCTGACTTGTCTTTTTTCTTATCCGAAATACCGGTAATATCTTTGGATGCAATGATCTGACCCGTAGTTACATCAATGATGCGTATCAACAGATCTACTTTGCATGAACTCTTCTTGTCTTTTTTAGACGTGGTCGTATGAATATTGACTATCGTGCCCTGAACAAGAAATTCAGTTCCTAACATCGCGCCCAACGAGACCGCCTTGCTCGGGTCGGTAAGATCGGAAGTCTGCAGGTTTTGTTCCTTCAGGATCTTTTCAATGGCAGACCTTTCGACCACGATGAATCTCCGGAGACCGACGAAGGTATTCACCAGCTGTTGTGTTACTGATTCCGCAAATTTTTCAATTCCGCCCTGATCGAACATCTGCCGGTCGCTGACGGCGCCGACTTCAAACGGGAGCACGGCAACGCGGGGTTTCTTCGTAACCACACTTACCCTGTCCTGAGAGACTAGCGTTCCGCTAATCAGGATCAATGCACATAACCATATTTTCATATCCGTTATCCTTAATGTATTATTTGATGACTGAAAGAATCCTATCAAGAAATAGGCAAAAATCTATTTCATCAAATAACCAAAAGCAAACGGTTTATTTTTTTAGGCGCAAAACTCTGCCGGATAATTCACTCATTTGATCTTCATCAGGTTTTAATGCTCTGACTATTCCTCAATAGCCGATGGAATGCCCAATTGTGTTAATCGCTCTCTAACGATCGCTTTGTGCTGACGAACGTAGTTCCTTCTAATGTCGGGATCAGGAGCCTGAGACGACGCTGGTAGGCCTGCAACATAGAAATAGCTTCCCCAAGAATAGTTATACGTCCAGAAAAACCCTCCGCCATCTCCTTTGATATTACCAGGAGTTCCCGGTGTCAGAGGCGGACCGTCGATCGCAATGAGACCGATAAACCCGTAGTACCAGGTACTGCCGACTGGAACGGTCGGCAGAAAACCTGCCTTGGTCAGGAACGTATCCTTGACGTCCGTTTCTATCTCATAGTCGTAGTGACATACATTCAAATTATCATGGAAGTGGTATTCAATATAGACTTCATAATGCTCGCACTTGGCGTCGGACCAGCGAACGGAAAGATCGGTACCGGAAATAGTCTCGTTATCTGCAGGATCCAAAACCTTGAAATCCCGCGGAACATAAACTGAACTTTCCACAGAGCGGCTTCCGACCTTGATCTTAAGATCGCATCTGGTTCCGGGCATAAAAATAGTATCATTGTAGTCAAAATCACTATAATATGGATTGTCAGGTGGAACACCGTTGATCGTGATGTCAGGAACCGTATCGTAAA from bacterium includes the following:
- the pta gene encoding phosphate acetyltransferase: MIKDQEALEYHQMGRKGKIEVIPTKPCTTQRDLSLAYSPGVAIPCLHIEKNPDDAFLYTAKGNLVAVVSNGTAVLGLGDIGALGGKPVMEGKGVLFKRFADIDVFDIELDTHNADEIIKTVQLLEPTFGGINLEDIKAPECFYIEEELKKTMKIPVFHDDQHGTAIISGAALMNAMELLGKPLDKIKVVVNGAGASGIACANFYISLGVKKENLILCDTKGAIYKGRTAGMNPYKEALANDTKARTLADALVDADVFAGLSVADCVTQDMVRSMGKNPLIMAMANPDPEITYDLAMAARPDVIMGTGRSDYPNQINNVLGFPFIFRGALDVRATAINEEMKRAAAFALAALAKEDVPDSVSKAYGNQRMRFGKDYLIPKPFDYRVLIWEAAAVAKAAMDSGVARIKIDIEEYKEQLENRLGKSREVMRTMMNRAKRDPKRVVFPEGYNEKVLRASHIVLDEGIAHPILLGEEIKIRSLAKELDVDLDGIQILNPETSKRFISYTEEYYELRQRKGVNLNEARQDMHDRTHYAAMMVRMNDADAMIAGLDQHYPETLRPALQIIQRAEGISSVSSAYMLIIKDKIYFCADSTVNIMPTAEELAEIAIMSAEVAKRFNIEPRVAMVSFSNFGSVKHADTDRIAQALKIARKRVPELMIDGEMQADTAVVPEIIDEFYPFSTLKGGANVLIFPDLQSANASVKLLQRLGGAEAIGPILMGMRNPVHLLQKGCEVNDIVNMTAIAVVEAQEKK